The sequence below is a genomic window from Candidatus Taylorbacteria bacterium.
TCGGATTCGGAATGCAAAGTAAGAAACAAGCGTCAAAAAGAAAATAAAGACCACGATGCTTACCAGATTGAACTTGAAGACCTCGAGAAGGGAGATCAAAAGACCGAAAATAACTGCAATAAAAATAACATACATAATCATGAAAATCGCGGTCAACCCTTGTTTTGCCATTGACTTGCCGATAAGAATCGGCTTCATACCGTCACTATAGACAATTTCGTGCATGCCCTGAATAACTGCTCCGGTATTTTGGACATCAAGAGTCTTCACACCCCGTGTCAAAAGAAAGAGAAGCACGGGCGGAAAAATGATGTTGATTGTGAGTGGCAAAGTCCACGATTCGCCGAGCACGAAAAATTCATAGGGCAACTCAAACGCAATAGCAATCAAGATCTTGGTCAAAAAAAGATAGATCACGGCGCGGATTCCTCGGGAGCGAATTTTCTCATTTTCTTTTTTATATATTTTCTCAAGGAAATTTTTTACATAAGCATCGAGCTCATCCTCTTTGGCGAACACTCCTTCGGAAAGCGCCCCATACTGCCGAACGATTTCCCGGATAATGAGAAAATACACCGTCTCATTTTTTAGCTTTTGAGCTATCTGCCATTGAAGCGGGCTTCGAATCGAGTGATCTATTTTTTCGACGAGAGCTTCAAATCTCTCCGCAAGCTTCGGAATCTCGTCATCGCGGATATTTTGCCACTCGGGCACGAACTTTCTCCAGAGAGAAAACATGAGCATTTGGTCGTCGGAGCCAAGAAGATTTCTCCTGCAAGCCGCATAGAGGGCTATATCCAATTCGTCCTTTTCTAAACGAATGTTCACAGTTATATGAGGCCGGACTCGTTCACAAAAAGCTTCCACCGTGAACGTGTCAATCTGATGAGCGTAGGAATCGAGATAATAATCAATTTCGGATGCGGCGAGACTGTGAATTTTCTTCCTCGACCGCGGGGAATGTTCGACGTGGCTATACAAAATCAAAAATTTATTGATGATCCGATCAATGAGCCGGCCCGTCCCTTCCGTATGATACTTCTCCGCGATGTACTGGCCCCCGACAAGCTCGGCGATGAGCGAAAGTCCCACATTCTCCCGGCTCTCAATAAATAATTTCCTACGCAAAATACGCTCGATAGCGCTTCTCCGTATAGTGTGCTCTTCTTTATAATCAACCAAATATCGGACTTTCTCGTAAAATGTGGCAGTCTTCGTAACCAGCTGATTTATCTCCAGCACCGCCTCACTCTCTCTTGCGTCTTCAGTGTTGTCCTTTATGGATGATTTTTTGATTAACTCGCTTATAGATTTTGAAAGCATATCGAAAAATCATAGCATAAACGACGTCACTTGTAACTCGGAAAATACGTAAAAATACATAGACAAAAGGCTTTATCCGTGATAGAAATGTGCCAGACCCCGTTATGAAAACCAAAATTGACCTTTCCAAACCAAACGTCGTTGCCGTCGCAACCAACGAGACGGAGCTCCGAAAAGCACAGCACTTCCGTATTACTGATGTTGACGTAGTCGAGATCAGAGCCGATGGATTCAAAAATATGGAGACTCTTGAAAAAATGGTGAAGCGATTGTCCGTCCCAATCATCCTCACGGTGCGAGACAAGAGTGAAGGAGGTTTTTCCAAAATCACCATTAAGCGTAGGAGGGAAATCTTCCGATTGCTTCTACCCCGCGCTAGTCTCATCGACATCGAACTTGCTCAAATGAATTTGTTTGCTGACGTCATCAAGGAGGCAAGAAGTCGAAAAGTGGGCATCATTGGCTCCAATCACAATCTTGTGGACATGCAGACAGAAAGCCAGTTAGTTGAGCTGTTGAAAGTTGCAACGGCTCACAAATGCGATGTCTTCAAGGTCGTTGCGGTCGCCTCGCCCAAAGATTTGGTGTATCTGTTACGATGGCTCCTTATGGCGAAAAGCTCCTCAATGAGCTCGATGAAAATGAGCCTCATGAGCATAGGGGAATTGGGGAAAGTCTCGCGATTGCTTTTCGCTCGTTTAGGCTCTGTCTTAAACTATGGGTCAATCGATGAGCCGAGAGTGAGAGGCCAATGGAAAGCGACTTGTTTCAAAAACTTATTACGCGAACTATAACGCTCCCTGCAAGCCGAAGACTGCGTCTTCGGCTTTTTATCTGCCTTTCAGAAAAAATTTTGTGCGTGATATACTGAAATGATGAAAATAGAAGAAGGCACAACATGGGATGTTGGAGTTGAAATTCCCGGCTACGAAGCTTTGGAGGGCTCAATCGAAACAGATGTCGCTATCGTGGGCGGAGGCATTACCGGCATGCTTTGCGCTTATCTTTTGACCTCAGCCGGGAAAAAAGTCGCTCTTGTTGAAAAAAATAAAATCGGTTTCGGAGCGACAGGGGTAACCACGGCATTCCTTACTCAGATGATAGATACGGACCCCTCTAAACTCGTTGCCATGTACGGCAAAGAAAAAACAAAGTTAATTTTTCAATCGCACGCCGATGCAATAAGCGCGGTTGAAAAAATTGTTGGGGAAAACAAAATTGATTGCGAATTTGCGCGATGCCCCTTCTTTGAATATGCAAGAAGTGAAAAAGAGAATGGGCATCTTAAAAAAGAAGGGAAAGTATTGCGAGATTCAGGTATTTCAGCTGAATTCAAAACGGACGGCAAACTTGGCTTCGCAAACTCGGGATACCTGGAGGTCCCGAACCAGGCAAAATTTCATCCCATGAAATATCTGTCCGCGCTTGTGGGCATTGCTTCGCAAAAGGGCGCAAAAATATACGAAAAAACCGAAGTAACTGAAATAGCCGGTGATGGGCCTTTCAGCTTGAAAACTGCGAGCGGAGATATAAAAGCGGGAAGCGTAATTGTCGCGACCTATTCTCCGTTCGATAAAAAACTATTTTTCAACAAGGGGCAGTACACATCGTATGTCATAGAGGCGGAAATAGAAGCGGGAATTTTTAAAGATGGCACGTATCTCGACGGCAAAAATCCCTACCATTATTTTAGAGTGGACCGAGGGGACGGGAAAGACAGGCTGATTGTGGGAGGAGAAGATCATCGGTCGCAGTTTGCCGTTGACGCCTCCAAAAATTATCAGGCGCTCCTTGAGTTTATTAAAAACCTTCTCGGAAACTCAAGATATACAATTGTGCGGAAATGGGAGGGACCCATTTCAGAGCCGGTTGACGGACTGGCTTTTATAGGGCCGTTAAAAAAGAAAAACATATTTTATGCCACCGGTTTTTCCGGAAACGGAATGACATATAGCGCCATCGCGGGTCGCATTATTAGCGACCAAATTTTAAATAAGACCAATCCATATTCCGAGCTCTATTCTGCCAGCCGAAAAAGTAACTTAAAAGCGATGTCGTACAAAGGAATTGATTTCACGCTCGAATTTATCCACGGGGCTCTCAAAAATTCTTTTGTTTATCGAAAAAAAGAAATCTAGCAAAACGCGACTCCGCGGTTTAATCCACGGAGTCGCGTTTTTCTTTTTCAGTTTCTATTCGTGAACCTTGGATTCGAACATTTTCATCATGTCCGCGTCCGACATGTTCATACCCGAGAGCTTGTCCGCATGGGCTTTCTTGGCGTGAGAGATCATTTTGCCCGCCGCTTCTGCTGTAGTCTCCCCAGTTGCTTCGTAGTGACATTCTGACCCTGGGTCAATATCCGTGCATGCAAGTTTTTTCATACATGTTCTCTATTGTATTGATAAATTCTTTCATCCACTTTTATCTACTTAGGATTGCTAACCTTTGGGTTGTTTACCTTGGGGTTGTTGAGCTTTGGATTATTCATAGTGTTTATCTTCTTTGGTTGATAAAACGACCACGCCTGTATTCTAGCTCCAGCAAGAAAACTTGGCAACTAGAACTGGTCTCGAAAATAATGGCGTAATAACAACAGAGAATACCACGCTTTACAAGAGGTTATTTGAGCATATTCATCCATTTCTCAAAATTTTGCCTTGCATCAGCTTTTGCTTCGCGAGATGAAATGCGATTAAACATCCAATCAAGTTTTTCTTTCACTTTTTTGTTTCCTTCTATTGGAGCTTTTTGAGTCACAAACATTTCGGCATTCGTTTCGAAAAAACTCACTGAATCAGCGTCCATGAGCGCGTTTTGTTCGGCATTCCCGCCTACTTCGTGCTTACTCACAAGTTGAACAACTTTTTTTATTGTAGATTCCGGAGCGTGTTTTTTTCGGAGAAATTCAGCAATTATTTCTGCCCCTTTTTCCTGATGATATTTGAGAAAATCAGCGTCTAAATAATTTTCGGGCGCTTTTTTACCTTCGTCGCGGAAAGCCCGTTCGATATCATGCGCATACGCCGCAATTTTATGCGCCTCGGAAAACTTTGGCGAAAATTTCTCAAACCAATATACTGTCCGCTCAAAATGGACAATCTGCTTTCCTTTGAATGCATCGTTTACAAATAAAACTACTCTGTCAAATAGGTCCATAGCCACTTTATATAATGAACTGCCCGTCTTTATAAATCACTTTCCCCTTTCCTTTCTTATCATACGCGGTAACCGTCCGTGGCGCAGTGGAAATAACATCCGTATGCACGGACGAATCGTTGTAACCCAAACGCGCCCATTCCTTTTTGGAATTTTTGCTCGGGTCGCCTTCAAAGCAATCGTGATAGGCGTTTCCAAGGGCGATGTGAGTGTTGCCATGCGGACCTCCGATATTTTCATCAAACAGCGTATTCGCCATGAATGTGTCGATTCGGGAAAATCTGCGGTCGGTCAAAGAGAACTCCCCCACTTTGTCGGCATTTCGAGTCGCAATCATTTCCTGCAAAACTTTTTCATTTTTGCGAGCGCTCGATTTCACCACTCTCCCGCCTTTAAATTCAAGCTCTATCCCTTCCACCAAAGTGCCGTAGCGATAGAGTGGTTGATTGAACCGAATCCAGCCCTCCGTTCCCCTCCAGTCGGGAGAAGTAAAAAGCTCGAAGCTCGGAATGTTCCTCCCGCTTCCTCCCATCCAAGCGCGTTTTTCTCCGAGCTTCACCCACAAATCTGCATCGGGACCGACGACGTGCAGTTTTTCAATTTTCAAATTGTTGAGTTTGACCCGATAGCTCTCCAAATCGCGATACAGTTTTTTCCATTTTGCAATCGGATCTTTGTCGTTCAGAAAACAGGCCTCAATGATTTGCTCCCAATAATCCTTGAGGGAAAGCCCTGCTTCGCGGGCCATCGCTTCCGTTCCGAAGAGCCCTATCGTCCAGGTGAATTTTCCCTTATTTTCCTTTTCATTTTTCCACTCGTGGAATGGCTTCAGGGATTCCCCTCTCATCATCATTTTTTGGGGAGGAATTCCTTCAAGCACGTGCATGTCGGTATCGCTCAACACAAAAAGCGAGTGGTCAATCTCGTCAATAAGCCCGCGAAGATATTTTGCGGGAAAAAATTTAAGCTGTTCATCGCTTGCGTGGAGATAGAAATCTCGGTCAATCATGTGCTTCATCTCATAGTCGGCGCGGTAATCGGAGATGACGTGTCCGCCCGATTTCCAGACAGCTTTTCGCAGTTCCGCATACAAGGGCTTTGTGCACTCGTACGCCATGATATGGACAACCTCGCCTTTCTGTATCCCTTTGCCTCCTCCGAGCGCAAAGTTCACCAGCACATCAGCGTATTTTTCCAAAATTTTCTGTGGGGGCGAATATTGCATATTTCTTATCTTATCCGTTTATGTACCCCGTGGCAAATTTTTAAATGCTGAAATGTTTTTGCCAAAATCTTAGTCTAGATTTTCAAGTGTTTTTTTACCGTCTTCCACATTTTTGGGTCCATAAAGATTTTACTTCCGATGTGGCCGCCTTTGGGGAGAAGGATGAGTTTGGAGTCTGTGAGTTTAGCAAACTTTACTGTCGGCTTGAAAGACACTACCCTGTCGTCTTTGGCGTGAATGAGGAGCAGTTTTTTGCCGGAAATTTCCGAAGCTTTCGCAATTGGATTGTAGAATTTTCCGGTTGAAAGTTTGTTCCAATTTTTCATGGGAAATCGGTAACCCTCGCCAAATGCCTCGCGCACAAATTTTCCCAGTTTGTTTAACGGCTCTTCCTTACTCGGACTTTTCCAATCAATCACCGGACACGAGCACACGACATACTTTACAAGCGGGTGAGAGGAAGCAAGAATAGCCGCAGGACCTCCAAAGCTCGAGCCGAAAAGATACACCTCGGGGTTTTTAATCTTGTGCTTTTTTCCGCTCCAAAAATCTTGAAATCCAGTGCGCAGTCCGAGAATTACATCTACGATATCCTCGTGTGGCGACTGCTCCAAAAACTCGCCTCCACTCTCCCAGCTACCCCGATATCGGGGCAGAAATACCCAAAAACCCTTTTTTGAAAAAAATGTCATGAGTTCCTTGTTTTTCGGCATCCCCGGCATTCCGAAGCAAAGAATAGCCACACGAGAAGAAGGCTTTTGAGGGGGCAAAAATTCGGATATGATTTCGCCCTTAAATTTTGTTCGTAAAATCATCATACACGAGTCAATATAGCAATCTTGGCGGATATTTGCCACTTTTACATTCCCTCCACATTGACTAAAATGTTTTTAAGAGTATAACTATGAAAGTTGAACACCGAAGTCACATGAACAAAAAACGCCCAATCCTGATTGTCGGATATCCTCACGTTCTAGTGGCGGTATTGATTCGAGATCGCATCGCTCCTTTTTTTCCGAAGCACAAAATCATTTGCGCTCACCACTCCGAGGGTCACTGCCACACCCGAGAGACGTTCTTCAATCTGATTATTCTTTGCCTTGAGACTGCTGCGACTTCAATCAGATTTGTTGAGACAGTAAGAATTGCTGACCATCTTTCTTCTCCCTCACCGATTATTTTGATTGCAAATGACCTCTCTCTGGGAGATTCTGGATGTTTGGGCAATAACGTTGCCCTGATAAAGACTCCGAGCATACAGGTTATAGTGCAAGCTGGGTGGAGATTGATAAGTCAAGCACTTCTTCCAAGCCGGCTTTAAGTCGGCTTTTCTTTTCACGACAGCCCCAAAATATCGAGGCGGAGCTTCATATATGAGACCTTGCCCTAGGGGTTGAGTCACGCCACCTGTCGGACGGCTGGGGGGATTGACTTTTATAGCTGTTATATGGTATAATATACACCTAATCAATAAAATCATGAAAAACAATATATTTGCAAAATTAATGATTCTCTTTCTTTTGAGCCCGGCTTTCATATTCCCGGCATTTACTGTCGCGGAAGTAAAGGACGATAGGACTCCCTATCCTTTCTACGCACAATGTTTTGACGGCATCGACAACGACCATGACGGCTTCATAGACCTAAACGACATTGACTGCCCAAAATGTTTTGACGGCATCGACAATGACCTCGACGGACTTACAGACTACGCGGACCCTGATTGTCCGAATTCTGAAAGCAACCACGAGAGCAATCTCAGTGGAGGAAGCGACCTTACCGGAAAAAGCAATTTGACTGGTGGAAGCGACCTTAGTGGAAATAGCGACCTCACCGGTTATAGTGACCTTCGCGGAAACAGCGACCTTCGTGGTGGAAGCGATCTTCGAGGCAGAAGCGACCTTCGAGGCGGTAGCAACTTGAGCGGAAGAAGCAATCTTGAAGGTAACAGCGACGTATCCGGAGGAAGCGACCTTCGTGGTGGAAGCAATCTTGCGGGAAACAGTGATTTACGAGGGGGAAGCGACCTTCGCGGACAAAGTAACCTTCGTGGAAGTAGCGATTTGCGTGGTGGAAGCGATCTTCGAGGAAGAAGCGACCTGCGCGGAAATAGTGACCTTCGTGGTGGAAGCGATCTTTCCGGATATAGCGATTTATCGGGTGGAAGCGACCTCTCTGGTTACAGTAATTTGGACGGAGGGTACGATAACTGCGGTTGCGACATGTCCTATGACTCATACGGATATGACACCTACGAATACTAAGCCGAGTATTCTTCTCACTCACATTTCAGGTCTTAACTAAATAAAAAAATGAAAACCACCGAGCGCTTACGCGCTCGGCGGTTTTCTGTTTTCACTATTTCTGCGGTGCGGGATGGGGTAATCGAAACCCCGCCTTATGCTTGGGAAGCACACGTTCTACCACTAAACCAATCCCGCGAAACTCAATTCCGATTAAGGCAGAAATTGTTTAACTGAATTGACAAGGCCTTCAAAAAATCCAACCTTCTCAACGGGAGCAGGTTTCTTTTCTTCCGTATCCACAATGATAGCCATATTTTCATTCTCCTTCGCCATTTTAAATTTCTCCCGAATTTCCTCTTCTATTCCTTCCGGCGTTTTGAGACGGGAAATTTCTCCTGAAAGCTCCTCTTGCCTTGCTTTGAGTTTTTCGAGCTCGGTTTGAGCTTGATTTTTTTTCCCCTGACTTTCACTCTGTTTCCCCCACACTTCGTACGTCGAGCGGGCGATAAAGAAAAAAAGGATGAGAAGCAAAACAATGCTTACCCGCGAATACAAAATGCTTTTCAATTTTTTCTTTTTTTTGAACTCCTTCATACAGAACAGAATACGAATCTGCGAATAAGAAACGAATGCCGCGAATAAAATCCATTCGGAAGTCCTAGCGAGTAGTCTAAAGCTTTATTTGTGGCATTTGCGTGAATCCGCCCAAATGGCCCGGTCGGACGGGTTCGTGGATTAGTATTTCCCTTGCCCTTTTAGGAATTACTGCTACCATTAGTGCATTATACTATGCTTTTTGATCGAAAACATAAAAAAAAGTTGAATTTCTTATGGGGCGTCGTCTGTGTGCTTATCATTGTAAGCATGATTGCCCTTTATACTCCCATCTTCAGATAAAAATGGATTGGTTTTAAAACGCAAATAGAGGCGAAATGGAATCCGTTTTTTCTCTACCGTATTTTCGCCCGCCCGAACGTATCATTCCCACGGGCGGGCCTGCCCGAACGTTCCATTCGGTACGGGCGGGTAGTTCGTATTATTTGTTTGCCTGGTCGGTAACTCGAGGAAATATATGCACAAGAGCAAACAAGAGACTCAAAATGACCGGCCCCGCGAGAAAGCCAATCGGCCCAAAGAAGGCCAAACCTCCAAGCACGGAGAGGAGAATGAAAAAGGGATGAATCTTAATTCCTCTTTTCAAGATTAAAGGCCCGAGAATGTTATCAATGAGACCCACGAATATCGCCCCCCAAATGGCAAGCCCAATCGCGGGTGTAAGCCCCTTGGTAAAATAGAGGAACAAGACTGCGGGCATGATCACAAGAGAGGTGCCGATTGATGGAATCATTGCAGAAAACACGGCCGCCGTCCCCCAAAGAATTGCCGAGGGGACGCCGAAAATGAGAAATCCGATGGTAGCCATGATACCTTGCGAGAGAGCGACGAGAAGCGAACCCTTAATGACCGAGTTGATTGCAACTCGCATTTTTTCTAAAATCCCTCGATCGTCTTCATCAGTGAGGGGGCTAAGGGAAATCAAGACATCTTTGAATTTTTGGCCGTCCCTTAGGAAAAAGAAAAGAGCGAATATCATGATGAAAGTGCCAACCACTATTTTAAAGGCGCTTGAAAAAAGGGCTTGGAAGTGAGTAAAAATCCATCCATATGCTTGGCCTGCATAGCTCTGAATACCCTCTACGGTGATCGGAGGAACTACACCAGCGGGAAAAATACTGTTCACATAACTTCCCGCTTGAGTAAGAAACAACAGAAGCGAGCTCCCACCCCCGCCCCGAACAAGATAGTAATATACATTGCCGACTTCATTGAAAATCAGGATGCTCATACCGGCAAAAGGAATGAGGATGACAAAGAGG
It includes:
- a CDS encoding FAD-dependent oxidoreductase; its protein translation is MKIEEGTTWDVGVEIPGYEALEGSIETDVAIVGGGITGMLCAYLLTSAGKKVALVEKNKIGFGATGVTTAFLTQMIDTDPSKLVAMYGKEKTKLIFQSHADAISAVEKIVGENKIDCEFARCPFFEYARSEKENGHLKKEGKVLRDSGISAEFKTDGKLGFANSGYLEVPNQAKFHPMKYLSALVGIASQKGAKIYEKTEVTEIAGDGPFSLKTASGDIKAGSVIVATYSPFDKKLFFNKGQYTSYVIEAEIEAGIFKDGTYLDGKNPYHYFRVDRGDGKDRLIVGGEDHRSQFAVDASKNYQALLEFIKNLLGNSRYTIVRKWEGPISEPVDGLAFIGPLKKKNIFYATGFSGNGMTYSAIAGRIISDQILNKTNPYSELYSASRKSNLKAMSYKGIDFTLEFIHGALKNSFVYRKKEI
- a CDS encoding prolyl oligopeptidase family serine peptidase, which produces MMILRTKFKGEIISEFLPPQKPSSRVAILCFGMPGMPKNKELMTFFSKKGFWVFLPRYRGSWESGGEFLEQSPHEDIVDVILGLRTGFQDFWSGKKHKIKNPEVYLFGSSFGGPAAILASSHPLVKYVVCSCPVIDWKSPSKEEPLNKLGKFVREAFGEGYRFPMKNWNKLSTGKFYNPIAKASEISGKKLLLIHAKDDRVVSFKPTVKFAKLTDSKLILLPKGGHIGSKIFMDPKMWKTVKKHLKI
- a CDS encoding AI-2E family transporter, which produces MQSKKLQINFFYALLLAVTGLVFFIFMPFLKVLFLAAVFAVVFYPVYKKLLSLFTFKGGDSLSSFVTVLIVLFVILIPFAGMSILIFNEVGNVYYYLVRGGGGSSLLLFLTQAGSYVNSIFPAGVVPPITVEGIQSYAGQAYGWIFTHFQALFSSAFKIVVGTFIMIFALFFFLRDGQKFKDVLISLSPLTDEDDRGILEKMRVAINSVIKGSLLVALSQGIMATIGFLIFGVPSAILWGTAAVFSAMIPSIGTSLVIMPAVLFLYFTKGLTPAIGLAIWGAIFVGLIDNILGPLILKRGIKIHPFFILLSVLGGLAFFGPIGFLAGPVILSLLFALVHIFPRVTDQANK
- a CDS encoding type I 3-dehydroquinate dehydratase — protein: MKTKIDLSKPNVVAVATNETELRKAQHFRITDVDVVEIRADGFKNMETLEKMVKRLSVPIILTVRDKSEGGFSKITIKRRREIFRLLLPRASLIDIELAQMNLFADVIKEARSRKVGIIGSNHNLVDMQTESQLVELLKVATAHKCDVFKVVAVASPKDLVYLLRWLLMAKSSSMSSMKMSLMSIGELGKVSRLLFARLGSVLNYGSIDEPRVRGQWKATCFKNLLREL
- a CDS encoding septum formation initiator family protein; translated protein: MKEFKKKKKLKSILYSRVSIVLLLILFFFIARSTYEVWGKQSESQGKKNQAQTELEKLKARQEELSGEISRLKTPEGIEEEIREKFKMAKENENMAIIVDTEEKKPAPVEKVGFFEGLVNSVKQFLP
- a CDS encoding DUF4202 family protein — its product is MDLFDRVVLFVNDAFKGKQIVHFERTVYWFEKFSPKFSEAHKIAAYAHDIERAFRDEGKKAPENYLDADFLKYHQEKGAEIIAEFLRKKHAPESTIKKVVQLVSKHEVGGNAEQNALMDADSVSFFETNAEMFVTQKAPIEGNKKVKEKLDWMFNRISSREAKADARQNFEKWMNMLK
- a CDS encoding aminopeptidase, which codes for MQYSPPQKILEKYADVLVNFALGGGKGIQKGEVVHIMAYECTKPLYAELRKAVWKSGGHVISDYRADYEMKHMIDRDFYLHASDEQLKFFPAKYLRGLIDEIDHSLFVLSDTDMHVLEGIPPQKMMMRGESLKPFHEWKNEKENKGKFTWTIGLFGTEAMAREAGLSLKDYWEQIIEACFLNDKDPIAKWKKLYRDLESYRVKLNNLKIEKLHVVGPDADLWVKLGEKRAWMGGSGRNIPSFELFTSPDWRGTEGWIRFNQPLYRYGTLVEGIELEFKGGRVVKSSARKNEKVLQEMIATRNADKVGEFSLTDRRFSRIDTFMANTLFDENIGGPHGNTHIALGNAYHDCFEGDPSKNSKKEWARLGYNDSSVHTDVISTAPRTVTAYDKKGKGKVIYKDGQFII
- a CDS encoding DUF1059 domain-containing protein → MKKLACTDIDPGSECHYEATGETTAEAAGKMISHAKKAHADKLSGMNMSDADMMKMFESKVHE